In Dermacentor variabilis isolate Ectoservices chromosome 1, ASM5094787v1, whole genome shotgun sequence, the genomic stretch GTTAAGTGTGAACCATAGACTCTCGAATCTCCTTTCGAAGAAGGTTGGAAGAAGgtgaaagaagaagtagaagaagaacaacaacaaagttcGAGGAAGACGTGTCTTCTGATCGTCTCCAGCAAAGGCACGTTTCCAGGGGCCTATGTGCCTACGGTCTTCGAAAGCGACGCCACCGCCATCAAGGTCGACGGGAAACTGGTGGAGCTCGCGTTGTAGGACACAGCGAAGCATGAGGATCCCGACCGGTTGCGGCCACTGTTGTAACCACGGACACGGACGTCGTCCTCGTGTGCTTCAGTATCGattcgcccgactccctggagaacaacccggaGTTGTGGAGGCCGAAGGTTCGTCACTTCTGCCCCAGCGTGTCTATCGTTCTTGCGGGGACCGAAAGACGTGTACACGCTGTCGAAAACACCAAGGCCAATCAGAGGTGGCAGGAGGACcacgaccggttgcggccgctgtcttacccagacaacgacgtcatcatcatgtgctgcagtatcgactcgcccgactccctcGAGAACAACCCGGAGTCAGGGAGGCCGGAGGTTCGCCACTTCTGCCCCAGCGTGTATATCGTTCTTGCGGGGACCGAAAGACGTGTACACGCTGTCAGAAACACCAAGGCCAATCAGAGGTGGCAGGAGGACcacgaccggttgcggccgctgtcttacccagacaacgacgtcatcatcatgtgctgcagtatcgactcgcccgactccctcGAGAACAACCCGGAGTCAGGGAGGCCGGAGGTTCGCCACTTCTGCCCCAGCGTGTATATCGTTCTTGCGGGGACCGAAAGACGTGTACACGCTGTCAGAAACACCAAGGCCAATCAGAGGTGGCAGGAGAACcacgaccggttgcggccgctgtcttacccagacaacgacgtcatcatgtgctgcagtatcgactcgcccgactccctggagaacaacccggaGTTGTGGAGGCCGAAGGTTCGTCACTTCTGCCCCAGCGTGTCTATCGTTCTTGCGGGGACCGAAAGACGTGTACACGCTGTCGGAAACACCAAGGCCAATCAGAGGTGGCAGGAGGACcacgaccggttgcggccgctgtcttacccagacaacgacgtcatcatcatgtgctgcagtatcgactcgcccgactccctggagaacaacccggaGTCAGGGAGGCCGGAGGTTCGCCACTTCTGCCCCAGCGTGTCTATCGTTCTTGCGGGGACCGAAAGACGTGTACACGCTGTCGGAAACACCAAAACGAATCAGAGGTGGCAGGAGGACcacgaccggttgcggccgctgtcttacccagacaacgacgtcatcgtcatgtgctgcagtatcgactcgcccgactccctggagaacaacccggaGTCAGGGAGGCCGGAGGTTCGCCACTTCTGCCCCAGCGTGTATATCGTTCTTGCGGGGACCGAAAGACGTGTACACGCTGTCGGAAACACCAAAACGAATCAGAGGTGGCAGGAGGACcacgaccggttgcggccgctgtcttacccagacaacgacgtcatcatgtgctgcagtatcgactcgcccgactccctggagaacaacccggaGTCGGGGAGGCCGGAGGTTCGCCACTTCTGCCCCAGCGTGTATATCGTTCTTGCGGGGACCGAAAGACGTGTACACGCTGTCAGAAACACCAAGGCGAATCAGAGGTGGCAGGAGGACcacgaccggttgcggccgctgtcttacccagacaacgacgtcatcgtcatgtgctgcagtatcgactcgcccgactccctggagaacaacccggaGTCAGGGAGGCCGGAGGTTCGCCACTTCTGCCCCAGCGTGTATATCGTTCTTGCGGGGAACAAAAAGGACCTACGCAACGACCCGGACACGCCACCGGAGCTGGCCAAAATGAAGAAGCCCGTGGCGCCTGGGGAAGGGCGCACCACGGCGGATACGCCAATGCCTATATGGGTACACCTGGAGTGCTCCGCCAAAACGAAGGACGGTGTGCAGGATGTGTTCCTAGACTGCCACGATGGTTGCCTTAGAGGTCAAGATGCCGAAGAATTTCAAACGCATTCCGCTCTCTAGAAGATATCTTTTGCCGTTTTCCTGTTAGAAGCCAGATAGGAGCTGCAGGAGTTTCTCTCGATGCAGTGTCTTCGTCACTTTGCTGTGCGAGCCCATCTGCTACGTGCACTGGGGCCTTTAAAGTGCAaaaagttaaataaataaataaacgaactaCGTTTGAAAGACCGTCGGTGTGCTCTCCTGGTTTCCTCCGTCTTGCTTCTGCTACACTAGTATTCCAAGAGAGCATGAACGGCGACTGCCCCGAGAAGGCTGTAGTCTCAATTTTGGTACCCATTCTAACAGAAAATTTTCAACTGTAGCTTCCTTTCTAAACAACCCTTGTGTTTCTCCTTGCTAGGTTCGGGCTACCTTCAGGTGGATGGCAGCCGGCCATTTCACAAATAGACATAACACTCGCGTGAATGACAATAAGGGTCGTTTCCAAGTCCTTAGCGCATTCTGTGATAACTTTCGCACTGTGGAACTGAATCGGAGGGATCAACAAAAGAACGTTTAATTGGACAGAAGAGTAGAACTGAGTATTTTCCTGGGAATGCGTGAAACTAAAAATGCGTTGCCAATGCCTCACCCTGCGTGTTAACTGCTGCTGCAAtgcgggcttgttggtatggcatctCGGAGTACTTCTTTAGCGCACTTTGGCGCGTTGACGCTTTCATTTTGGCACAGGTTAATTGCTGCTTTCATCACTGTCACTTAGTATCGATAATATTGATTTTGCCAGTCCCGTTGTATTTGTTCGTTCactataaataaatagaaaaatattAATTGCCAAAACGGCGCATGTGCTGTCAGTCCTCAACTTCTTTGTCTTCGTACTATCGGCCACTGGTGTTTATGGTCCACTGCATAATTTTCAGTTTCACACAGTCATGTAGGCTCTACAATCTATCTTTCTATTATAGCTTACCTATTATATAATTTTGACTTATTTTACAGTTTACCTACCCGGGATTCTTCGCCAATCCTccagagtgggtatgtgccagtagatcCCAAGGATCTACATTTACATCAACTGTGAATCCACTCCAACTCGGATATCGTTCTGACATGTTAAATAATTCCAGCTGGTTAAAATGAATCTGAAGCGCGCACTGCAGCATTGTTAATAGACGAGTTGCCTTGGGGTGTTAAACTCAGTTGTTAAGTGTGAACCATAGACTCTCGAATGTCCTTTCGAAGAAGGTTGGAAGAAGgtgaaagaagaagtagaagaagaacaacaacaaagttcGAGGAAGACGTGTCTTCTGATCGTCTCCAGCAAAGGCACGTTTCCAGGGGCCTATGTGCCTACGGTCTTCGAAAGCTACGCCACCGCCATCAAGGTCGACGGGAAACTGGTGGAGCTCGCGTTGTAGGACACAGCGAAGCATGAGGATCCCGACCGGTTGCGGCCACTGTTGTGACCACGGACACGGACGTCGTCCTCGTGTGCTTCAGTATCGattcgcccgactccctggagaacaacccggaGTTGTGGAGGCCGAAGGTTCGTCACTTCT encodes the following:
- the LOC142569021 gene encoding ras-like GTP-binding protein rhoA; this translates as MCCSIDSPDSLENNPESGRPEVRHFCPSVYIVLAGTERRVHAVRNTKANQRWQEDHDRLRPLSYPDNDVIVMCCSIDSPDSLENNPESGRPEVRHFCPSVYIVLAGNKKDLRNDPDTPPELAKMKKPVAPGEGRTTADTPMPIWVHLECSAKTKDGVQDVFLDCHDGCLRGQDAEEFQTHSAL